Sequence from the Parasphingorhabdus sp. SCSIO 66989 genome:
GGGGCGTCACTGCGTTCCGGCTTGTCATCCTGAACAGATTTGTCCGATGACAGTTTATCAGCCATGGCCTGCAAGTCAGCCAGTGCGTCGTCAACCTCCTTGTCCTGGCCCTGCGGGGCATCGCTATGCGATGGCGCTGTGCGGCTATCCTCTCGGTCGTCACCGGCGCTAGCGCGGCCCTGCGGGGCGTCACTGCGTTCCGGCTTGTCATCCTGAACAGATTTGTCCGATGACAGTTTATCAGCCATGGCCTGCAAGTCAGCCAGTGCGTCGTCAACCTCCTTGTCCTGGCCCTGCGGGGCATCGCTATGCGATGGCGCTGCGCGGCTATCCTCTCGCTCGTCACCGGCGCTGTCGCGGCCCTGCGGGGCATCGTTTTCCGACTTATCGGCAACCGATGGCGGTTCATAATCCTTCAACTTGTCGAGCTGGTCCAAAGTCTCTGCAAAGGCATCTCTCGCTTCACGATTGATTGGCAACTCCGTAGCGCGGGTGAGGTTTTGCGAAACGCTGTCTTTGTCGGGCTGCTCTTTAAGATGCTCTTTCAAGCGAAAGTCCAGGTCATTTGCATACGCGCCAATAACCTTACCGGCCTGCCTATACTGATCGTCCTCGGCGCGCTTCAATTCGTTCGCAGCATCGCGATAAACCGAGATTGTATTGCGCAGCTCCTTAATTTCATATTGGGTAATGCCGACTGTTTCTAATCGTTCGTCGAAACGGTCTGCGCGCTTGATCCGCTCTAGCGAAACTTTCTTAAATTCAGGCCAGCGTGTTTGCCTGGGCGTAGCGTTGGCCTCCACTCCGCGCTCGCGCAATTGTTCGGCAAAGCTGTCACGCCAGCGCTGCAATGTCTCGCGGTCGGGATAGGTGCGCTCGCCTGCCTTATTCCTCGCTGCGTAAGTGATGTGAACATGCGGGTGGTCGGTATCGGTATGCAGCGCCATGACATAGCGATGACCGGCAAGCTCTTTCTTTGCCCATTCTCGCGCCGACTCCATTAAAACATCCGCGTCCATCTCTTTGCCGTGCGAGAGCATCATAGAACGGGAAACATCGCCTTTGCGGCGATCATCAAAGCCCTTCACCGCCGCATCATTCCACCGCGCCCATTGTTTCGATATGTCACGCATCTGATCGGCTGTGGTGATGATATTTCCACGCTCGTCCTCAAGCGCGATATTTTCCGCGTTCTTGTCATCGAGCCGAGAAATATAGGCCAGGTTGCCAAAGCTGCCCGCACCCATTTTCTGGCGACCAGTGACCTTAACCATGACCTCCTGGGTGCGCGTGGCGGTTCGCACCATCGTATCAATCGCTTGCTTCTGCGTTTTGAAATGACCGCCGCCAAGCGCGCCGCCAAGTGAAATATTGGGCGTTTGATGCGCGGAACCTTTGCGTCCGCGATAAGCGCGGCCATGTAGTCGATCAACCGAATTGGCAACGCCGGGAGATAGGACAGCTACCATGATGGACGCCAATATTCATTATCGCGTGTGATGGCCTCAAGCGTGATTTGGAACTGCCTATCTATCGTGTCGATTAACCGCCGCTCCATGGCAACAATCTCGTCGATACTCATGCGCAGCTCTGGCTTGTTATCCGCACCAATGGCACCTTTGATAGAGCGCACTGCATCATTGAGATTGCGCCCAATCTTGTCCGTTGCGCCAACCGCTTTCATGATCGCTTCCACGGTTTGCTTGGTCTGTATGATAGGCTCGTCGCCTTCAAAAAAGCGGGCGTATAGCAGCGTTCGGATATACTCGGCAGGCTTCATATGGAGCGCATCACAATGGCGCTTCACCGCGTCATAGGCTTTCCCGTCAATGATAAATTTCAATGTCACGCGGCCATATCTGTCTGCTTTATTCGGCTCTGTCTGCGCGCTTTCCGGCTCCACTAATTGAGCCAGCACAAAGCGAATAAGCTCGCTGCGCGATTGCCCGCGCTCGGCAGCATACGCATCAAGAGCGTTGGCTAGATCATCCGGCATTTTGACCAAAATCTGACGCAAAACAATCTCCAAGCCCCGTGCAGCGGACGACCATTTCTGCCTAGCGTATATACGATTGGCCTAAATGGTCTATCCTGCCTTCTCCCTTCCTATAAACCAAAGGTGTTAGGAAGTCTACAAATCACAGAAGAAAATATCTCTATTCGCGCCAGAAGCGTGAATCCTTTTAAAACAAAAAAAGCCGCCCATTAGGGCGGCTCCTGAATCTAGCTAAGGTAAAACGCGGATGATGAATTACGGGCGCGTTTTGCGCAGATGGTGGCGGCGCTAGTCGCCGTCACCATCGCGGTCATGAGCGCGGACGCCATCGCCAAAGAGCATCAGCGATCCGAACAGGATGTGCGGAGCCTTAGCGACAATGAAAAGCGCCAACGGCACAATCGCCATGCGGAATATCAGCGTATTGCCGGAAAACGTGTCCGGCCCCAGCGCAACGCCAACCAGATAGTCAGCGCCAAAAGCCAGCGCCAGGATCAAAGACACTATCGCACCAATGTAGCGATACACGATTGCGAAAGCTGCCCATGCGGCAAACGCGATCAATGCCCAATGAACATCGAGCGTAGTTGCCAATGAATGAAACGGTGGTTCCATGATCGTTCTCCTTGCGGTTGTTCGCCCCAATCTGGCAACCGCAAGTGAACGGTCATCATGAAGAACGATACGTGAACACTATAACGCGCTGGAAAGTAATCGGCAATGAACAAAAGGAAGCCCGCCATAGGCGGGCTTCCTTTTGTTAGAATAATTGTAGCTGGTCGGACGGTTCGGACATATCCGGTGCAAGGCCGTTGGGGTCGATAAGCCAGGTGTTGTTATCTGACCTAAAGACTGCGGCGGCATTACCGTGCTGCTGAATAAATATCTGGTCGGCCAAATCTTTGAGGGATCGATGGAAGTCGCTCGCCTTATGCCCTGATGGGCGGTAGCAATAGACGCCTGCGGCTTTACCACACTCGGGGCATCTAACGGCCATTACTGGATGCGGATAGGCTGTGAAGTCGATCATGTTTACCTCTTAATTAGAATGCGAAACTGCTTTGCGCTGGCCCGTGCAATGCGAATTTTCCCCATTGCTCGCCAGTCTTTTCATCTAGGGCTGTCACCAACACGGGTGGTAATGGATCGCGTTCTTGGTGGCTCGGACACCAAGGGTTAGGGCAAGGCGAAAGCTCTGTCATGATAGCATCCCTATCTGATCTTCAAGGGTGACTAGCCACTGACGAATTTTGGCAAGCTCGGTGCTGTCCGATTCCTCGCGGGTCGGATTTACTCTCTCGCGTAATTCTTCAATCGCGTAATAGAGCGCATCATTTTTGGAGGCTGCAAACCGTCCCCATTTCGCTCCGACATAATAGGAACTGCCGCGCAACCCTGTGTTAAATGATGTGGACCAAAGCCAATGATTATCGTCATGCTGGTGAAGCTGTATTCTCGCACTATCCCACGCCATGCGCGGGTGCTCAAGCGTGAACGTCTCGTCTGCCTCGCCCGCTATAACGGAACCATCCGGGTCAACAGGCAAGCGGATCATTGGTGCTGGCGAATAGCTGAACAATGCAAATTGATCGGTCATGACGTTGCATCCTGATTGAGATACTGACCAACAATCTCGCCGCGATCCCATGCGCCGGAAAGAATGGCTTTCCAGCATATCGTGCCTGATACATAGCGACGTGCTGCACATAGTCTTGCTCTGCGTAATTTCGGCTCAACGCCTCTGGTGCTAACCATGGTTCAAGCCTCCTTGGGCAATGTGTGAATATAGACCTCAATGGTCTTTTCTGGTTCGACTGCAATTCGACCATACTCATTTGGTTCGCCGGTAAGCCCATTGTCAGCAATGATTTGAACCGCTGCTTCTATGGATATTTCCAGTGTTGTCTGATGGCCATAACGGTTAGGGATAATCAGATATGCCTTCATTGTTCTTGTCCTCTTAAATAGGGGCTTCGCCCGGTTCCAAACATGGAACCGGCGAACGCCCTCCGGGCGACGGATGGGGGAGAATTTTGGAAAGGGGTCGGTTTTTGTGGGGGGCTTCCCGGCTGCAAGAGCCTATCGGAGCTGGTGGGGCATGATCCGCGCAGCGGATCCGGCACACCTAGCGCAGATTGGTGATGAAGCTGGGGGGACCGCAAAAACCGCCAAGCGAGGGAGCGCAGCGAGCGAGACGGTCCAGCCCCTCTAAAATTCGGGGGCAAGGCCCCCGCGCCGATGCCGGTTTACCGGCGTCGGGAAACAAAAGACCAGGCGCAACGCGCATGGTCGATCATCACCAGTGCGGCCCTGGGCCGCGCTGTCCTGTTGAGCGGTGATGCCGGGGGCATCATCGCGCCCTGGCTGCGGCTGCGAGGGCATGGCCAGTGATAGAGGCAGCGCCGCTATCGCTGGTCTATGGTCGAGCGGTCGCTTCGCTGCCTAGCAGCATCGGCCCTGTTGCCGATGGCTGCGCGGCGGCGGCGGGTGAATTGCGAGGGAAGCGAGATTTGACCGGCTCGGCCCGGTCACAATCGAGCGCGCCAAGCAAGAGGGCTGCTTAAGCCCTGATGCGAGAAAAACCCGGCTCGCTCCGGGTGGTTTCGAGCATCGCCGCTACATACGAAAAGCCCGCCTAGTGCAAAGCACCAGGCGGGCGGTCGTGTCAGCCTCTGGTGCTAATCATGGATCAAACCTCCTGCGCTAAGAAAGCTGTGATAATGTTGTCATAATTCAGGGCATCACTGTTCTTGCCCTCAAGCATTTCTGCAAACTCAGTTTCGCTAACTGGCTTATCGAGACTATGGCAAGTTACAGTTATATTATGAGCTTTGTTCAGCCTCTTAGCCTCTGCGATCATCTCATCGCGCGATGCTGTGAAGAAATAGCTCCAAGTATCTTTCGTATCCGATAGCTGTGCAGTAGCAACAAACAGTGTGAAATCTGAATTTAACATGATTGACTTCCCTTCTTTCTTAAATAGGGGCTTCGCCCGGTTCCAAACATGGAACCGGCGAACGCCCACCGGGCGACGGGTGGGGGAGAATTTCGGATTGAGGGCCAGTTATTGCGGTGGGCTTCCGGCTGCAAGAGCCTATCGGAGCTGGTGCTGGATAATCTGCGTATGCAGATCCACAGCACCTAGCGCAGATTGGTGATGAAGCTGGGGGGACCGCAATAACTGCCAAGCGAGCGAGCGCAGCGAGCGAGACGGTCTAGCCCTTCTGAAATTCGGGGGCAAGGCCCCCGCGCCGATGCCGGTTTACCGGCGTCGGGAAACGAAAGACCAGGCGCAAGCGCATGGTCGATCATTACCAGTGCGGCCCTCGGCCGCGCTGTCCGTTTGAGCGGTGATGCCGGGGGCATCATCGCGCCCTGGCTGCGGCTGCGAGGGCATGGCCAGTGATAGAGGCAGCGCCGCTATCGCTGGTCTATGGTCGAGCGGTCGCTTCGCTGCCTAGCAGCATCGGCCCTGTTGCCGATGGCTGCGCGGCGGCGGCGGGTGAATTGCGAGGGAAGCGAGATTTGACCGGCTCGGCCCGGTCACAATCGAGCGCACCAAGCAAGAGGGCTGCTTAAGCCCTGATGCGAGAAAAACCCGGCTCGCTCCGGGTGGTTTCGAGCATCGCCGCTACATACGAAAAAGCCCGCCTAGTGCAAAGCACCAGGCGGGCGGTCGTGTCAGCCTCCGGTGGTGAAATAGCGCAGCAACAGAACGGCAGCGCCAATGCTGGCGGCAACTGCGCCTATGCCGGTAAACAGCACTTTGAAGCGCTCGGTTTTGGTTTCCATCTGGCGCTGCGCAATCTCTGCCTCGATCCGCGTTATATTTTCGCTCATTTCTTTGCTGGTGAGGCGGGCAAGCTGGATTTCTTGCAATACCTGTTCTTGCTGGGCGCGATGAAGGCTCGCCTGCGACAATGCCGCATCGATGTCGGCCATTGTCTTGCGCACGTTCAACTGGTCAGTATCAAAAGTCGTCGCCATGGGTGTCTCCTGTTTCTCAATATAGCGGTAGGCGGTTAAATTTCCAAGAAGGGTGGGAAGGCTGCGGTGCGCTAGTCTCGCTCAAGGATCGCGGCAACATCTTCGGCAATGTCATTGCCCTGCGTATCAACGAAAAGCGTATAGCCTTGCTCCAACTGATCGCGGACC
This genomic interval carries:
- a CDS encoding CopG family ribbon-helix-helix protein yields the protein MRQILVKMPDDLANALDAYAAERGQSRSELIRFVLAQLVEPESAQTEPNKADRYGRVTLKFIIDGKAYDAVKRHCDALHMKPAEYIRTLLYARFFEGDEPIIQTKQTVEAIMKAVGATDKIGRNLNDAVRSIKGAIGADNKPELRMSIDEIVAMERRLIDTIDRQFQITLEAITRDNEYWRPSW
- a CDS encoding relaxase/mobilization nuclease domain-containing protein; the encoded protein is MVAVLSPGVANSVDRLHGRAYRGRKGSAHQTPNISLGGALGGGHFKTQKQAIDTMVRTATRTQEVMVKVTGRQKMGAGSFGNLAYISRLDDKNAENIALEDERGNIITTADQMRDISKQWARWNDAAVKGFDDRRKGDVSRSMMLSHGKEMDADVLMESAREWAKKELAGHRYVMALHTDTDHPHVHITYAARNKAGERTYPDRETLQRWRDSFAEQLRERGVEANATPRQTRWPEFKKVSLERIKRADRFDERLETVGITQYEIKELRNTISVYRDAANELKRAEDDQYRQAGKVIGAYANDLDFRLKEHLKEQPDKDSVSQNLTRATELPINREARDAFAETLDQLDKLKDYEPPSVADKSENDAPQGRDSAGDEREDSRAAPSHSDAPQGQDKEVDDALADLQAMADKLSSDKSVQDDKPERSDAPQGRASAGDDREDSRTAPSHSDAPQGQDKEVDDALADLQAMADKLSSDKSVQDDKPERSDAPQGRASAGDDREDSRTAPSHSDAPQGQDKEVDDALADLQAIADKLKTERADKLNEPAPPAEPDNQDEALQRILDKTRERDRDKSRG
- a CDS encoding zinc finger domain-containing protein; amino-acid sequence: MIDFTAYPHPVMAVRCPECGKAAGVYCYRPSGHKASDFHRSLKDLADQIFIQQHGNAAAVFRSDNNTWLIDPNGLAPDMSEPSDQLQLF